One part of the Tautonia marina genome encodes these proteins:
- a CDS encoding DUF1232 domain-containing protein has protein sequence MLKILIQAGCVFAVVCVVALSLPQSRLREFLRPIVLAGIAVASGIYVLSPVDAVPELVTGPFGLIDDAGALVGGIAAGRAAMRGFRPSAN, from the coding sequence ATGCTCAAAATCCTGATTCAGGCCGGGTGCGTGTTCGCCGTGGTCTGCGTCGTCGCCCTCAGCCTGCCGCAAAGCCGGCTTCGGGAATTCCTCCGGCCGATTGTGCTGGCCGGCATCGCCGTCGCATCAGGGATTTATGTTTTGTCTCCCGTTGATGCGGTTCCGGAACTCGTGACCGGCCCGTTCGGGCTCATCGACGATGCCGGCGCTCTGGTCGGCGGCATCGCCGCGGGCCGCGCCGCGATGCGCGGCTTCAGGCCCTCCGCCAACTGA
- a CDS encoding DNA N-6-adenine-methyltransferase codes for MGKESAGFGLGAELRQHRKALRLTQAAVAKAASVAERTVRDLEQGGGTLASFLAVLAALELTVAGRNLPGGATLGERIATLRRRRGYSQASLARTLNVSRPTVRALERESTGRLATLQEAFSVLGAGAYLAPANGKAAFYNHAGNASVHHGWETPSELLEALYRVFGRFDLDPCAPRRTRTAVKAAAHFTVEDDGLNLPWRGIVFLNPPYGRTLSAWIAKAHEEVRSGRAKTVVALLPARPDTRYWHEHVAGKAVVYFLRGRLRFGGIDQAAPFPSALVVWGSNPEMLAGLDAALPDAWRAG; via the coding sequence ATGGGCAAAGAATCTGCCGGTTTCGGCCTCGGTGCGGAGCTGAGGCAGCACCGGAAAGCGCTCCGGCTCACGCAGGCCGCCGTGGCGAAGGCGGCATCGGTCGCAGAGCGCACGGTACGCGACCTGGAGCAGGGAGGCGGTACGCTCGCTTCTTTCCTGGCGGTGCTGGCCGCCCTGGAGCTGACGGTAGCCGGCCGCAACCTGCCGGGTGGCGCAACGCTCGGCGAGCGGATTGCTACGCTCCGCCGCCGCCGAGGCTACTCGCAGGCATCGCTTGCCCGCACGCTGAACGTCAGCCGGCCCACCGTCCGGGCGCTGGAGCGAGAGAGCACCGGCAGGCTTGCTACGCTGCAGGAAGCGTTCAGCGTGCTCGGGGCAGGGGCTTACCTCGCACCGGCAAACGGCAAGGCCGCCTTTTACAACCACGCCGGCAACGCTTCCGTCCATCACGGCTGGGAAACTCCGTCCGAGCTGCTCGAAGCTCTCTACCGCGTGTTCGGCCGCTTCGACCTCGACCCCTGCGCACCCCGCCGCACTCGCACCGCCGTGAAAGCGGCAGCGCATTTCACCGTCGAGGATGACGGGCTGAATCTGCCGTGGCGCGGCATTGTCTTCCTGAATCCGCCCTATGGGCGCACGCTTTCGGCATGGATAGCCAAAGCCCACGAGGAAGTCAGGAGCGGCCGGGCGAAGACGGTGGTAGCGCTCCTGCCGGCCCGGCCGGACACCAGATACTGGCACGAGCACGTTGCCGGGAAGGCGGTCGTGTATTTCCTGCGGGGGCGGCTCCGCTTCGGCGGTATCGACCAGGCCGCGCCGTTTCCGTCGGCGCTGGTGGTCTGGGGCTCCAATCCGGAGATGCTGGCCGGGCTCGATGCGGCGTTACCGGATGCCTGGCGAGCCGGCTAA
- a CDS encoding ParB/RepB/Spo0J family partition protein: protein MPEQLLELAVDQLMPDPTQPRKNFHQEELERLAASIKARGVLQPLRVVFDHERQCWLIVTGESRWRAARLAHLDTLPCLAIDGRPEEADLLADRIVENHCRSDLSEIDLAHALHKLRALRKCTGQALAAELGISAAAITRTEALLSLPEDIQQLVATGQLPGSTAYEISRLPDAEAQRELAQAAASRRLNRADIAGRVQARIGKKQVKPRASRLACRFEGGIGITVSGGEALDWESLLAALDRLRRTAKRLRENGEDITALSRALNPSAS from the coding sequence ATGCCCGAGCAGTTGCTTGAGCTGGCGGTCGATCAGCTCATGCCCGACCCGACGCAGCCGAGGAAGAATTTCCATCAGGAGGAGCTGGAGCGTCTGGCTGCGTCCATCAAAGCCCGGGGGGTGCTCCAGCCCCTGCGCGTCGTATTCGACCACGAGCGGCAATGCTGGCTCATCGTCACCGGTGAGAGTCGGTGGCGGGCGGCAAGGCTCGCTCACCTCGACACACTCCCCTGCCTTGCCATCGACGGCAGGCCGGAGGAAGCCGATTTGCTCGCCGACCGGATTGTGGAGAACCACTGCCGCTCGGACTTAAGCGAAATCGACCTTGCCCATGCCCTGCACAAGCTCAGGGCGCTCCGCAAATGCACCGGCCAGGCCCTTGCGGCGGAGCTGGGCATTTCGGCGGCGGCGATTACCCGCACCGAGGCGCTGCTCTCGCTGCCCGAAGACATTCAGCAACTGGTGGCGACCGGGCAGTTGCCCGGCTCCACCGCGTATGAGATTTCCCGCCTGCCGGATGCGGAAGCGCAGCGGGAGCTGGCCCAGGCCGCCGCATCGCGGCGGCTGAACCGGGCCGACATCGCCGGGCGGGTGCAGGCCCGCATCGGCAAAAAGCAGGTGAAGCCCAGAGCCTCGCGGCTAGCCTGCCGCTTCGAAGGCGGCATCGGCATCACCGTCTCCGGCGGCGAGGCCCTCGACTGGGAATCGCTGCTTGCCGCGCTCGACCGGCTGCGCCGGACCGCGAAGCGGCTGCGCGAAAACGGCGAGGACATTACCGCGCTCAGCCGTGCGCTGAACCCTTCCGCTTCCTGA
- a CDS encoding DEAD/DEAH box helicase family protein: MNGTATVIPLASGEKSKARDILAAIHTLKRIEHEHRPATPEEKGILARFGGFGPVALSIFPDPVTGRYKDGWQAIGEELESLLSPEEYASARRTTFNAFYTSPAVIGAMHEAIRRFGVPESATILEPGCGTGNFLTQAAASMRCIGVELDSLSGRIARAIHPSAEIRIENFRDTKLPEGSIDAVIGNVPFADVRLDYGGQKLALHDFFFAKSLDGLKPGGVLALVTSHYTLDKQNAAAREALAEKADFLGAIRLPSDAFKNEGTKVVTDIVFLRKRAPGEPARHADAGWLESRPLAIEGASVPVNAYFLNHPEMVLGTWSRKDRLYGGDGYSVTANGHFEEQLHEAIRRLPEQAPHRAEAPAELTVKTKPPAFVPPPPERHITEGSFYIDDNRRICQVESGEGRPVTYGGTELRSDGTMTGRRLAALIGLRDKARRVLQSQNEGWPEANREEARQALNLAYDRFVRAYGPINKTTFSETKDGTVIRRMPNVVKFREDPDAMLVMALEDYDELTGRAAKAAIMSRDVVGRTPPITRVASAEEGLLVSLNQKGTVSLPFIASLYGKPEEAVIQELGDLIYRDPASGAWETADEYLSGNVRAKLKAAEAAGPEFARNLEALKEVQPEDLLPGDIDANPGSPWIPESDIQAFAAELFGVSPPAIRIGHLKKDAIWSVDADYAATASVAATSDYGTPRANGVTLLEQALNLKTPVIYDTVRSGDKEERVVNQEDTLAAREKQAKIKERFKSWVFSEPERTERLVRIYNDTYNNLRPRQFDGSHLDFPGLNQTIHLRPHQEDAVWRGMSSGNTLLAHAVGAGKTFTMAATGMKMKQAGLIHKPMYVVPNHMLEQFGREFQQLYPNAHLLIAGKEDFAKDRRKLLTAKIASGNWDGIVVTHSSFERIGMSKEYQERFLREQIAEYDELLCDRARMGSDRAQRNIIKTIEKQKARREEKLKSLLAEEKKDDGLVFDELGVDHVFVDEAHYFKNLETPTKMDRVAGIQTGGSERAFDLFMKARYLGERHPGHGVTFATGTPVSNTMVELYTMQRFLDPEGLESRGIGHFDGWAANFGQVVDSMEISPDGASLRARSRFARFVNLPELQSMFRAFADVQTAGMLNLPTPALEGGKPHIVACPMSMEQAEIQTRLVERYERIRKEKVDPREDNALAITTDGRKLALDARLVSPEAADHPDSKVNALADNVASIWQRTQPTRGTQLIFCDMGVNPTAWGYSVYDDIRAKLEARGIPRSEIASIGDADSDAKKQALFDKVRSGTVRVLLGSTQKMGTGTNVQKRLAALHHVDAPWKPAEVEQREGRILRQGNTNPEVAIYRYVTEGSFDAYMWQALETKAKFIGQVMTGDITARSADDIGGQELSYAEVKAIASGNPAVLTLAEADAELQRLSILKKNHADEQYLARRALRELPETIERTKRRIAGLTADLATAEARAEGEYRIDGRLCDRSEASERLGFRLEALPEKVRQVSRTPLGHWRGLEFGIVQHPSGAPEVYLQGQATRHQQLSRDHHGPRAVLGAISRLLGSYRQQMDANERDLALAETQLRDYQSRLGSAFEHEAYLKELEGLRDQLKSALSATTPEAGGPELPPASELAERINALKAANRVEGTAERSSAHRTSRAEEPVTRRIRRRIGTVAAPAAEPAAEPAENIEQQSIGAPAVPPTEITPMVVQELPLPQTSMVRKPTVPASTSFRQRVTRSQGAGQQLRLF, translated from the coding sequence ATGAACGGCACCGCCACAGTCATCCCACTCGCCAGCGGCGAGAAATCGAAGGCCCGCGACATCCTCGCGGCCATCCATACCCTGAAACGCATCGAGCACGAGCACCGGCCCGCCACACCGGAAGAGAAGGGCATTTTAGCCCGCTTCGGCGGCTTCGGCCCGGTCGCGCTTTCCATCTTTCCCGACCCGGTTACCGGCCGCTACAAGGACGGCTGGCAGGCCATCGGCGAGGAGCTGGAATCGCTGCTTTCGCCGGAAGAATACGCAAGTGCCCGCCGCACCACCTTCAACGCCTTCTACACCTCGCCTGCGGTTATCGGGGCGATGCACGAGGCGATCCGCCGCTTCGGCGTGCCGGAATCGGCCACCATCCTGGAGCCCGGCTGCGGCACCGGCAACTTTCTCACGCAGGCGGCCGCCTCGATGCGCTGCATCGGCGTCGAGCTGGATTCGCTCTCCGGCCGCATCGCCCGTGCAATCCATCCCTCGGCAGAAATCAGGATCGAAAACTTCCGCGATACGAAGCTGCCGGAAGGCAGCATCGACGCCGTCATCGGCAACGTGCCCTTCGCCGATGTGCGCCTCGACTATGGTGGCCAGAAGCTCGCCCTGCACGATTTCTTCTTCGCCAAATCGCTCGATGGCCTGAAGCCCGGCGGCGTGCTCGCGCTGGTGACCAGCCATTACACGCTCGACAAGCAAAACGCTGCCGCCCGCGAGGCACTCGCGGAGAAGGCGGATTTCCTCGGTGCCATCCGGCTGCCGTCGGATGCGTTCAAAAACGAAGGCACGAAAGTCGTGACCGACATCGTGTTCCTTCGCAAGCGTGCCCCCGGCGAGCCGGCCCGGCACGCGGATGCAGGCTGGCTCGAATCCCGGCCGCTTGCCATCGAGGGCGCGAGCGTGCCCGTCAACGCTTACTTTCTGAACCATCCGGAGATGGTGCTCGGCACCTGGAGCCGGAAAGACCGGCTCTATGGCGGTGACGGCTACAGCGTCACCGCAAACGGGCACTTTGAGGAACAGCTGCACGAAGCCATCCGCCGGCTGCCGGAGCAGGCCCCGCACCGGGCCGAAGCCCCTGCCGAATTGACGGTCAAAACGAAGCCTCCGGCCTTCGTTCCGCCGCCACCGGAGCGGCACATTACCGAAGGAAGCTTCTACATCGACGATAACCGCCGCATCTGCCAGGTGGAAAGCGGCGAGGGCCGGCCGGTCACGTACGGCGGCACGGAGCTTCGCTCCGACGGCACGATGACGGGCAGGCGGCTTGCCGCTCTCATCGGCCTCCGCGACAAGGCCCGCCGCGTCCTTCAGAGCCAGAACGAAGGCTGGCCGGAAGCGAACCGCGAGGAAGCACGGCAGGCGCTCAACCTCGCCTACGACCGCTTCGTGCGGGCTTACGGTCCCATCAACAAAACCACCTTCTCTGAAACGAAAGACGGCACCGTCATCCGCCGCATGCCGAACGTGGTGAAATTCCGGGAAGACCCGGACGCCATGCTGGTGATGGCGCTCGAAGATTATGACGAGCTGACCGGCCGGGCTGCGAAAGCGGCCATCATGAGCCGCGATGTTGTCGGCCGCACGCCGCCCATCACGCGGGTTGCCAGCGCCGAGGAGGGGCTGCTCGTTTCGCTCAACCAGAAGGGCACGGTCAGCCTGCCGTTCATCGCTTCGCTCTATGGCAAGCCGGAAGAGGCGGTGATTCAGGAGCTGGGCGATCTCATCTACCGCGATCCGGCAAGCGGTGCATGGGAAACCGCCGATGAGTACCTTTCCGGCAACGTGCGGGCGAAGCTGAAGGCCGCCGAAGCGGCCGGCCCGGAATTCGCCCGGAACCTTGAGGCACTAAAGGAAGTACAGCCGGAGGATTTGCTCCCCGGCGACATCGACGCCAATCCCGGCTCGCCATGGATTCCCGAATCCGACATCCAGGCATTCGCCGCTGAGCTGTTCGGCGTTTCGCCCCCGGCCATCCGCATCGGGCATTTGAAGAAAGACGCGATCTGGAGCGTCGATGCCGATTACGCCGCCACTGCATCGGTCGCCGCCACTTCCGATTACGGCACGCCCAGGGCGAACGGCGTCACCCTGCTGGAGCAGGCGCTCAACCTCAAAACGCCGGTCATCTACGACACCGTGCGCAGCGGCGATAAGGAAGAGCGGGTCGTGAATCAGGAAGACACGCTCGCCGCCCGCGAGAAGCAGGCGAAAATCAAAGAGCGCTTCAAATCCTGGGTCTTCTCCGAGCCTGAGCGCACCGAACGGCTGGTCCGTATCTATAACGATACGTACAACAATCTCAGGCCCCGCCAGTTCGATGGCTCGCACCTCGATTTCCCCGGCCTGAACCAGACCATCCATCTCCGCCCGCACCAGGAAGATGCCGTCTGGAGAGGCATGTCGAGCGGCAACACGCTGCTGGCCCATGCCGTCGGGGCAGGGAAGACGTTCACGATGGCCGCAACCGGCATGAAGATGAAGCAGGCGGGCCTCATCCATAAGCCGATGTACGTGGTGCCGAACCACATGCTGGAGCAGTTCGGCCGCGAGTTCCAGCAGCTCTACCCGAATGCTCACCTGCTGATTGCCGGCAAGGAGGATTTTGCCAAAGACCGCCGGAAGCTACTCACCGCCAAAATCGCCTCCGGCAACTGGGACGGCATCGTGGTCACGCATTCGAGCTTCGAGCGGATCGGCATGTCGAAGGAATACCAGGAGCGGTTCCTGCGCGAGCAAATCGCCGAATACGATGAGCTGCTCTGCGACCGGGCCCGCATGGGCTCTGACCGTGCCCAGCGGAACATCATCAAAACCATCGAGAAGCAGAAAGCCCGCCGCGAGGAGAAGCTGAAATCCCTGCTGGCCGAGGAAAAGAAAGACGACGGGCTCGTCTTCGACGAACTCGGCGTCGATCACGTATTCGTTGATGAAGCCCATTACTTCAAGAATCTCGAAACGCCGACCAAGATGGACCGTGTGGCCGGAATCCAGACCGGCGGCTCTGAGCGTGCCTTCGACCTGTTCATGAAAGCCCGCTACCTTGGCGAGCGGCATCCCGGGCATGGCGTTACGTTTGCCACCGGCACGCCGGTTTCCAACACGATGGTGGAACTCTATACGATGCAGCGGTTCCTCGACCCGGAGGGGCTCGAATCCCGCGGCATCGGGCATTTCGACGGCTGGGCCGCGAATTTCGGCCAGGTGGTCGATTCCATGGAAATCTCGCCCGATGGTGCGAGCCTTCGGGCCCGCAGCCGATTTGCCCGCTTCGTCAATCTGCCGGAGCTTCAATCCATGTTCCGGGCCTTCGCCGACGTGCAGACGGCAGGGATGCTGAACCTGCCGACACCGGCGCTCGAAGGGGGCAAGCCGCATATCGTCGCCTGCCCGATGTCGATGGAGCAGGCAGAAATCCAGACCAGGCTGGTCGAACGCTACGAGCGTATCCGGAAAGAAAAGGTCGATCCGAGGGAAGATAATGCCCTTGCGATTACCACCGACGGCCGCAAGCTCGCGCTCGACGCAAGGCTGGTATCCCCGGAAGCGGCCGACCATCCGGATTCGAAGGTGAACGCCCTTGCCGATAACGTGGCTTCCATCTGGCAGCGAACGCAGCCGACACGCGGCACGCAGCTCATCTTCTGCGACATGGGCGTGAACCCGACCGCATGGGGCTACTCCGTCTATGACGACATAAGGGCAAAGCTCGAAGCCCGCGGCATTCCGCGTTCAGAAATCGCTTCCATCGGCGACGCCGATTCGGATGCGAAGAAGCAGGCCCTGTTCGACAAGGTACGCAGCGGCACCGTCCGGGTGCTGCTCGGCAGCACGCAGAAAATGGGCACCGGCACCAACGTGCAGAAGCGGCTGGCCGCACTCCATCACGTCGATGCGCCGTGGAAACCGGCCGAAGTCGAGCAGCGGGAAGGGCGCATCCTCCGCCAGGGCAATACGAATCCGGAAGTCGCCATCTACCGCTACGTGACCGAAGGTTCCTTCGACGCTTATATGTGGCAGGCACTGGAAACCAAGGCGAAATTTATCGGGCAGGTGATGACGGGCGACATCACCGCCCGCTCGGCCGACGACATCGGCGGCCAGGAGCTGTCCTACGCCGAGGTGAAGGCGATTGCCTCCGGCAATCCGGCGGTGCTCACGCTCGCCGAAGCCGATGCCGAGCTGCAACGGCTTTCCATCCTGAAGAAAAACCACGCCGACGAGCAGTACCTTGCCCGCCGGGCCTTACGCGAACTGCCGGAAACCATCGAACGCACGAAGCGCCGCATCGCCGGGCTTACCGCTGACCTTGCCACCGCTGAAGCCCGGGCTGAAGGGGAATACCGGATCGACGGGCGGCTATGCGACCGTTCGGAAGCGTCCGAACGACTTGGGTTCCGCCTCGAAGCCCTGCCGGAGAAGGTGCGGCAGGTGAGCCGCACGCCGCTCGGCCACTGGCGCGGGCTGGAATTCGGCATCGTGCAGCATCCATCCGGTGCGCCGGAAGTCTATCTTCAGGGCCAGGCCACACGGCACCAGCAGCTTTCCCGCGACCATCACGGCCCGAGGGCCGTGCTCGGTGCCATCTCCCGGCTGCTCGGCAGCTACAGGCAGCAGATGGATGCAAACGAACGCGACCTCGCCCTCGCGGAAACCCAGCTTCGCGATTACCAGTCCCGGCTCGGCTCCGCCTTCGAGCATGAAGCCTATCTGAAAGAGCTGGAAGGCTTGCGGGACCAGCTCAAATCGGCGCTCTCTGCTACCACGCCGGAAGCAGGAGGGCCGGAATTGCCTCCGGCGAGCGAGCTGGCTGAGCGCATCAACGCCCTGAAGGCAGCAAACCGTGTCGAGGGTACCGCCGAACGCAGCTCCGCCCACCGCACGAGCAGGGCCGAAGAGCCAGTGACACGCCGTATCCGCCGACGAATCGGCACCGTAGCCGCTCCTGCGGCGGAGCCCGCTGCCGAACCCGCAGAAAACATCGAGCAGCAATCCATCGGGGCCCCGGCGGTGCCGCCGACGGAAATCACGCCAATGGTCGTGCAGGAACTGCCGTTACCACAGACCAGCATGGTCCGGAAACCGACCGTACCGGCCTCGACCAGCTTCCGGCAGCGCGTTACCCGGAGCCAGGGAGCCGGCCAGCAGTTGCGGTTGTTTTAA
- the mobF gene encoding MobF family relaxase has protein sequence MLRMKPVGTGKEAARRAELYYARSDGGYYHGEHGLHAEWAGRGAAMLGLEGPPEFDQFRNMLHGLDPFTGEQLTARLRDNRIPAWDVTASVPKGVTHAIEGGDVRVHEALWESFREALAMLEGYATTRVRVDGKHEDRITGNLVAYAVEHAETRPTVDESLPEDHPWRVMPDEDRHIHGVVLNLTFDDAEGRWKAVKFRPLMDLRKFFDRSFDAILAKKLSGLGYEIETKWQNSEQGGSRYYSWDIRPAPSFEPDWQSALEKSSRRTRDIDATEAAIVAENRELDATAPDSLSTVARDRLAATSRQTKRDDLTLEECREYWRSRQTGAERRAIAETIKRAMRGENGRPENTPERAVAFAMRHHFEQESTLPPETLMTTALERSLGAASPEDIERELKRQGVILVERDGERVATTPELLAEERGMADWAMAGRGAVAPIGVSGGLEREYLNRGQWEAVTGLLTSENRVNLIEGPAGAGKSSLLKKFAEGAALQGQAVTWLGTTATSVKVLNQEGFEADTLARFLLDEKMQAAAQNGRVVVDESSMLSHADAVKLMEVVKRQNLKLIVVGDPRQHGSIGRGAFMRLLKDYGHIRPFRLTEILRQESPEYREAAGLLYEGKAAEGFDALDRLGWVHEMANGEERVQRMAEEYVAAAEEFEHLPPQARVLAVAPTHAEANLMTAEIRSRLREKGRLGSEEREVLRLMPVMTSLAERSESSTYRPGDVIQFHQNAKGFRKGERLVVTDPNSVPVSQAERFSLYRPETLSLSTGDVVRFTGTVKSLDGKHRLKNGDTQVVSGFDRKGNIVLENGWKVSRDAGHLRHGYVETSMGSQGRTVKRVILGMSSMSLPATSMEQMYVSATRAKQQLSLFTDDKEAVRERIQKSSLKRLALDLMPAAKPDPAREEQERRQRHLARRRKLRLFDTMRAAWSRAFSRNGTEASPADRSPVGGYRPEGFTHAERLRSQQQEHGHGR, from the coding sequence ATGTTGCGAATGAAGCCGGTCGGAACGGGTAAAGAGGCGGCACGCCGGGCGGAGCTGTACTACGCCCGGAGCGACGGCGGCTACTACCATGGCGAGCATGGCCTGCACGCCGAATGGGCCGGCCGCGGTGCCGCGATGCTCGGGCTTGAAGGCCCGCCGGAATTCGACCAGTTCCGCAACATGCTGCACGGGCTCGACCCGTTCACGGGCGAGCAGCTTACCGCCCGTCTGCGCGACAACCGTATCCCGGCCTGGGATGTGACCGCGAGCGTGCCCAAAGGCGTGACGCACGCCATCGAGGGCGGCGATGTGCGCGTGCACGAAGCCTTATGGGAATCCTTCCGCGAGGCGCTCGCCATGCTGGAGGGATACGCAACAACCCGGGTGCGCGTGGATGGAAAGCACGAGGACCGCATTACCGGCAATCTGGTGGCCTACGCCGTCGAGCATGCCGAAACCCGCCCCACTGTCGATGAATCGCTGCCGGAAGACCATCCATGGCGGGTGATGCCGGATGAAGACCGGCATATCCACGGCGTCGTGCTCAACCTGACCTTCGACGATGCCGAAGGCCGCTGGAAGGCGGTGAAATTCCGGCCGCTGATGGATTTGCGGAAATTCTTCGACCGGAGCTTCGATGCGATTCTTGCGAAGAAGCTGAGCGGCCTCGGCTACGAGATTGAGACGAAGTGGCAAAACAGCGAACAGGGCGGCAGCCGCTATTACTCGTGGGACATCCGGCCGGCTCCGTCGTTCGAACCGGACTGGCAGTCGGCGCTTGAGAAATCGTCCCGCCGCACGCGGGATATCGACGCGACGGAAGCGGCCATCGTCGCTGAGAACAGGGAGCTGGATGCGACCGCTCCGGACTCCTTAAGCACCGTGGCCCGCGACCGGCTCGCCGCAACCTCGCGACAGACCAAGCGTGATGATTTGACGCTCGAAGAGTGCCGCGAATACTGGCGGAGCCGGCAAACCGGGGCTGAGCGTCGGGCCATCGCCGAGACCATCAAACGGGCGATGCGTGGCGAGAACGGCCGCCCGGAAAACACGCCTGAGCGGGCGGTGGCGTTTGCGATGCGGCACCATTTCGAGCAGGAATCGACCCTGCCGCCGGAGACGCTGATGACGACGGCGCTGGAGCGGAGCTTAGGCGCGGCGTCGCCGGAAGACATCGAACGGGAGCTGAAGCGGCAGGGCGTCATCCTCGTGGAGCGCGATGGCGAGCGGGTGGCGACCACGCCAGAGCTGCTCGCCGAAGAGCGGGGAATGGCAGATTGGGCCATGGCCGGCAGGGGAGCGGTGGCCCCGATTGGCGTATCCGGGGGGCTTGAGCGCGAGTACCTGAACCGCGGCCAGTGGGAAGCGGTGACCGGCCTGCTTACAAGCGAAAACCGCGTCAACCTGATCGAGGGGCCGGCCGGTGCCGGGAAATCGTCGCTGCTGAAGAAATTTGCGGAAGGGGCAGCGCTTCAGGGCCAGGCCGTCACCTGGCTCGGCACCACGGCTACCTCGGTGAAGGTGCTGAATCAGGAAGGCTTCGAAGCCGACACGCTCGCCCGCTTCCTGCTCGACGAAAAGATGCAGGCGGCAGCACAGAACGGCCGCGTCGTCGTCGATGAAAGCTCGATGCTCTCGCACGCCGATGCCGTGAAGCTGATGGAGGTGGTGAAGCGGCAGAACCTGAAGCTCATCGTTGTTGGCGATCCGCGCCAACACGGCTCCATCGGCCGCGGTGCCTTCATGCGGCTGCTGAAGGACTACGGGCATATCCGGCCCTTCCGGCTGACGGAGATTCTCCGTCAGGAAAGCCCGGAATACCGGGAAGCGGCCGGGCTGCTCTACGAGGGCAAGGCGGCGGAGGGCTTTGATGCGCTCGACCGGCTCGGCTGGGTGCATGAGATGGCAAACGGCGAAGAGCGGGTGCAGCGCATGGCAGAGGAATACGTGGCCGCTGCAGAAGAATTCGAACACCTGCCGCCGCAGGCCCGCGTGCTCGCCGTTGCGCCGACCCACGCGGAAGCAAACCTGATGACCGCCGAAATCCGCAGCCGGCTTCGGGAAAAGGGCCGGCTCGGCTCCGAAGAGCGGGAAGTTCTTCGGCTGATGCCGGTGATGACCTCGCTGGCCGAACGCTCGGAAAGCAGCACCTACCGGCCCGGCGATGTGATTCAGTTCCACCAGAACGCGAAAGGCTTCCGTAAAGGCGAGCGGCTCGTTGTTACCGATCCGAACTCGGTGCCGGTGTCACAGGCGGAGCGGTTCAGCCTCTACCGGCCGGAGACGCTTTCCTTAAGCACCGGCGATGTCGTGCGGTTTACGGGCACGGTAAAGAGCCTGGACGGCAAACACCGGCTCAAAAACGGCGATACGCAGGTGGTAAGCGGGTTCGACCGCAAAGGCAACATCGTCCTTGAAAACGGCTGGAAAGTGAGCCGGGATGCCGGCCATCTGCGGCACGGCTACGTCGAAACCTCGATGGGCTCGCAAGGGCGCACCGTGAAGCGGGTGATTCTCGGCATGTCGTCCATGTCGCTGCCGGCGACCAGCATGGAGCAGATGTATGTGAGCGCGACCAGGGCGAAGCAGCAGCTTTCGCTCTTTACCGACGATAAGGAGGCGGTGCGCGAGCGTATCCAGAAATCGAGCCTGAAGCGGCTCGCCCTCGATTTGATGCCGGCGGCGAAGCCCGATCCGGCAAGGGAGGAGCAGGAGCGGCGGCAGCGGCATCTGGCCCGCAGGCGGAAGCTCCGCCTGTTCGACACCATGCGTGCGGCATGGAGCCGGGCGTTTTCCCGCAACGGCACGGAAGCTTCGCCGGCAGACCGTTCGCCTGTGGGCGGCTACCGGCCGGAAGGATTCACGCACGCCGAACGTCTGAGATCACAGCAACAGGAGCACGGCCATGGCCGATGA
- a CDS encoding type II secretion system protein: MDIHHRPSFPRAGFTLIELSIVLVIIGLVAGGVLLGRDLIEAAETRSIMSQLERYEVAVSTFRTKYNCLPGDCPIATQLGLGPNGNGNKGIDAVWDYETDYATFRDIIDGGSYHVQYSAEASKFWVHLSTSGLIKESIQNCTAAPCTPGTHAPLLANGRGGIVAFTWNNQTLFRTGFSHVNGQAAFYGISALKPDQVISMFTKIGGTFPYYSGNNDFPLLLQQQKLKLLPQAGGGVASANINRTAQTTNEDGSSCGYRNGAYWDTSLNNNYSGYACNIFWRVDTM, from the coding sequence ATGGACATACACCACCGCCCTTCTTTCCCCCGTGCAGGATTCACGCTGATCGAGCTGAGCATCGTGCTCGTTATCATCGGGCTGGTCGCGGGCGGGGTGCTCCTGGGTCGCGATTTGATCGAGGCGGCTGAAACCCGCAGCATCATGAGCCAGCTGGAACGTTATGAGGTTGCAGTCAGCACCTTCCGCACGAAATATAACTGCCTACCCGGAGATTGCCCAATCGCAACGCAGCTTGGACTTGGGCCGAATGGTAATGGAAATAAAGGCATTGATGCTGTCTGGGACTACGAAACCGACTATGCTACGTTTCGCGACATCATAGACGGTGGCTCATACCATGTTCAATATTCTGCTGAAGCCAGTAAGTTCTGGGTACACCTTTCCACTTCTGGTCTCATAAAGGAATCCATTCAGAATTGCACGGCAGCTCCATGTACCCCGGGGACACATGCCCCATTACTTGCAAATGGCAGGGGAGGCATAGTCGCGTTCACCTGGAATAATCAAACGCTCTTTCGGACCGGATTTAGTCATGTGAATGGCCAAGCTGCATTTTATGGAATATCCGCGCTGAAGCCCGACCAGGTCATATCCATGTTTACCAAAATTGGCGGAACTTTCCCCTATTATTCTGGAAACAATGACTTTCCCCTGCTCCTGCAGCAGCAAAAATTAAAGCTACTACCACAGGCCGGTGGCGGGGTAGCTAGCGCCAACATCAATCGTACCGCACAGACGACCAACGAAGACGGAAGCAGTTGTGGTTATCGAAACGGTGCATACTGGGATACAAGCCTAAACAATAATTATAGCGGTTACGCATGCAATATTTTCTGGCGCGTGGATACAATGTAA